A genomic segment from Methanoplanus limicola DSM 2279 encodes:
- the fdhD gene encoding formate dehydrogenase accessory sulfurtransferase FdhD translates to MPLKYMQGILVKSDSVRIVDDPIVTEEKVNIYLNNEMLSSQVATPENLEELGAGFVISESISDIIESVRTDGNDIYVEAELKRKLSPVTCSSGGACSNTPFKHVKSGMKIKKADIPAVTEEIVSDLWRQTGAVHYSVLFSEGRKVAGFSDIGRHNTIDKVIGYTALNGIDTGRCYIGSTGRQPAGMVSKLANAGIPVVITKAATTTEGIRIASENGITLICFARGDRFTVYSHPERIEDLNIP, encoded by the coding sequence ATGCCTCTAAAATATATGCAGGGAATTCTTGTAAAGAGTGATTCCGTAAGAATTGTTGATGACCCGATTGTCACAGAAGAGAAGGTAAATATCTACCTCAACAATGAAATGCTGTCATCTCAGGTAGCAACACCTGAAAATCTTGAAGAACTGGGGGCAGGATTTGTAATCAGTGAGAGTATATCAGACATTATTGAATCTGTCAGGACCGATGGCAATGATATTTATGTCGAAGCCGAACTGAAAAGAAAGCTCAGTCCTGTTACATGCTCTTCAGGAGGCGCCTGCTCCAATACACCATTTAAGCATGTAAAATCCGGTATGAAAATTAAAAAAGCAGACATTCCGGCAGTAACAGAAGAGATAGTGTCAGATCTCTGGAGACAGACGGGGGCTGTCCACTATTCAGTTCTGTTTTCAGAAGGCAGAAAGGTCGCCGGATTTTCAGATATTGGCAGGCATAACACTATTGACAAGGTAATAGGCTACACTGCCTTAAACGGGATAGATACAGGCAGGTGCTACATCGGCAGTACCGGCCGGCAGCCCGCAGGAATGGTGTCAAAACTTGCAAATGCCGGAATTCCGGTTGTGATTACAAAAGCGGCAACAACAACGGAAGGAATCAGGATTGCATCAGAAAACGGAATCACACTTATATGTTTTGCAAGAGGGGACAGATTTACAGTCTATTCCCACCCGGAAAGAATAGAGGATCTGAATATACCATAG
- a CDS encoding DUF3656 domain-containing U32 family peptidase: MQSNIIYHYMKQHSVPELLSPAGSAECLTGAVSAGADAVYLGGVKFGARHYASNFTEDELVSAVRFCHARGVRVYVTHNTLVKESEIEDSLSELLFLFSIGVDAVLIQDAGILQLAKSLIPGLAVHASTQMSVHTKEGVRWAEENGVERVVMAREVSIDEVSAISRSDDIRAGTEVFIHGALCYCYSGQCLISSLTGGRSGNRGMCAQPCRRQFSLLCCGEDDNADLQKCRPLLTKGDYLLSPKDLCSYENITDIVNSGVKSLKIEGRMKDPSYVAVVTDRYRKAIDESARKNIKGSIVSEIDHKSAADDLMFAFNRGFTPGFLSGSSFGDMISYKKSGNAGVEVGVVQGYSQRSKTAEIKLYGTLIPQANDGMMAKSGKAEEGFIMRAPFTLAGNSLKVRMPFVPETGSRVFITRRDALEKEAERIIARDGSIPEKIPCTITLRFDGKIPVCSVSAIIFGREFFSEVKGWFEMEMARGRPLTSKELKKIFSKTGGTQFAADEFIIDYPGRLFAPAGLLNELRRKLFYSLEDVVYNYFRPSEDEIKSVRENIDVVLRYLDDDRPAGMAGSSSGSFNPGSLSLMNTLKSGILSPAEGPADNISLFCIVSDYWGAMAAFSGGADTVCIEPFIVPGKSSTVREISGLFKSVAGNMPDGCRLIWKWPKITGKKFLEFAVPLIKELSGKGFSGIMAENAGDAFAIRKIYPDIQIYGGPGLNLFNSFSALNLGRYFNSVIVSSELTGDEISLLDRNLCRQEKRPSSGIIVHGAAEISVSKINILSSVQDQESLCRGSYFLKDIKGHQFPVSIDGEKRTHIFNSSDTCLIDYLPEILESGIDFIAVDSRNRNADYCREICEIYKAASAGDSGMATSAKYRIKDISPAGITSGHYRKGV, translated from the coding sequence GTGCAGAGCAATATAATATATCACTATATGAAGCAACACTCTGTTCCTGAACTATTGTCTCCTGCCGGATCTGCTGAATGTCTCACTGGCGCAGTTTCTGCCGGAGCAGATGCTGTATATCTTGGCGGTGTTAAATTTGGTGCCAGGCATTATGCCTCAAATTTTACAGAAGATGAACTTGTAAGCGCTGTAAGATTCTGCCATGCCCGTGGTGTAAGGGTATATGTCACCCATAATACTCTTGTAAAGGAGAGCGAGATAGAAGATTCGTTATCTGAACTTCTCTTTTTATTCAGCATAGGTGTGGATGCTGTTTTAATTCAGGATGCCGGAATTTTGCAGCTTGCAAAGTCCCTGATTCCCGGTCTTGCAGTTCATGCATCCACACAGATGTCGGTCCATACAAAAGAGGGTGTGAGATGGGCAGAGGAGAACGGAGTCGAGAGGGTTGTTATGGCAAGGGAGGTTTCCATTGACGAAGTATCTGCCATATCACGCTCAGATGACATACGTGCCGGAACTGAGGTCTTCATACACGGGGCGCTCTGCTACTGTTATTCCGGACAGTGCCTCATATCTTCACTTACAGGCGGTCGGAGTGGCAACCGTGGCATGTGTGCCCAGCCGTGCCGCAGGCAGTTTTCTCTTCTCTGCTGTGGTGAGGATGATAATGCGGATTTACAGAAATGCAGGCCTTTGCTGACCAAAGGTGATTATCTCCTATCTCCAAAAGATCTCTGTTCCTATGAGAATATTACAGATATTGTAAATTCCGGAGTTAAATCCCTTAAAATAGAAGGGCGCATGAAGGATCCGTCATATGTTGCTGTAGTGACCGACAGATACAGGAAAGCCATTGATGAATCTGCCCGGAAAAATATCAAAGGGAGTATTGTATCTGAAATTGATCACAAATCTGCGGCTGATGATCTCATGTTTGCATTTAACAGAGGGTTCACACCCGGATTTTTGTCCGGCAGCAGTTTTGGGGATATGATCTCCTATAAGAAATCCGGTAACGCAGGTGTTGAGGTTGGGGTTGTTCAGGGCTACAGCCAGAGGAGTAAAACTGCTGAGATTAAGCTCTATGGTACATTAATTCCGCAGGCGAATGACGGTATGATGGCCAAATCCGGAAAGGCGGAGGAAGGATTTATTATGAGAGCGCCTTTCACCCTGGCAGGAAATTCCCTGAAGGTAAGGATGCCGTTTGTCCCGGAAACAGGAAGCCGCGTATTTATTACAAGAAGGGATGCTCTTGAGAAGGAAGCTGAGAGGATAATTGCCCGTGACGGCAGTATTCCGGAGAAGATACCCTGCACCATAACTCTGAGGTTTGATGGTAAAATTCCGGTATGCTCAGTGTCGGCTATAATTTTCGGGCGTGAATTCTTCTCCGAAGTTAAGGGCTGGTTTGAGATGGAGATGGCAAGGGGGCGGCCTCTGACCTCAAAAGAACTGAAGAAAATATTCTCAAAAACTGGCGGAACCCAGTTTGCTGCCGATGAGTTTATTATTGATTATCCGGGCAGGCTTTTTGCGCCGGCAGGTCTTTTAAATGAGCTGAGAAGGAAGCTTTTCTATTCACTTGAGGATGTGGTTTATAATTATTTCAGGCCGTCTGAGGATGAAATCAAATCAGTCCGGGAAAATATTGATGTGGTTTTAAGATACCTGGATGATGATCGCCCTGCCGGAATGGCAGGCTCTTCATCCGGCAGCTTTAACCCGGGCAGTTTATCTTTGATGAATACTTTAAAATCAGGGATACTTTCACCGGCAGAAGGGCCGGCAGACAATATCTCTCTCTTCTGCATTGTAAGTGACTACTGGGGCGCTATGGCTGCATTTTCTGGCGGTGCTGATACGGTATGTATTGAGCCTTTTATCGTTCCCGGTAAGAGCAGTACAGTCCGCGAGATTTCAGGTCTCTTCAAATCTGTTGCCGGAAATATGCCTGACGGATGCAGGCTGATCTGGAAATGGCCAAAAATTACCGGGAAGAAATTCCTTGAATTTGCAGTTCCGCTGATAAAAGAACTTTCCGGTAAGGGTTTTTCCGGTATAATGGCTGAAAATGCCGGGGATGCGTTTGCCATACGGAAAATATATCCTGATATACAGATTTACGGAGGGCCCGGACTCAATCTCTTCAACAGTTTTTCTGCACTGAATCTCGGCAGATACTTTAACTCTGTCATTGTCTCATCTGAGCTTACCGGGGATGAGATCAGCCTTCTTGATAGGAATCTCTGCCGCCAGGAGAAGAGGCCTTCATCCGGAATTATTGTGCATGGTGCTGCCGAAATATCGGTATCAAAGATTAATATTCTCTCTTCAGTTCAGGACCAGGAGTCTTTATGCAGGGGCAGTTATTTTCTGAAGGATATTAAGGGACATCAGTTCCCTGTCAGTATTGACGGTGAGAAGAGGACGCATATATTCAACTCCTCCGATACATGCCTGATAGATTATCTGCCTGAAATACTTGAGTCCGGTATAGATTTCATTGCTGTTGACTCCAGAAACAGGAATGCTGATTACTGCCGGGAGATCTGTGAAATCTATAAGGCAGCTTCTGCCGGAGATTCCGGAATGGCAACTTCCGCAAAATACAGAATAAAAGATATTTCTCCTGCCGGGATAACGTCCGGACATTACAGGAAAGGAGTATAA
- a CDS encoding HEAT repeat domain-containing protein codes for MAIINNNKKTDNNSQKIENLIDSLGSKDWKKREDAAIELTTLGRPAIIGLLKALNSDNTMLRSGAAEVLGTYGEVALPTLLKLVAAGKENTRDGAARAIAQSGETALNELKKAATDKDYRRRRGAALTLAYLGYLGEPTKNVLLALLRDSNEKVSFEAAKSLKTINWEPENRLQSAVFYYSLADPVNSAKYPKEIITLAIRDLKNPDENRRKKAVDLLSKLKSDSVKDVMLKYLDDSCGEVRYTAVKRLSGIYDTELITYFSKCLKDTHSGVRLESAWALDKYGWKPENSEDKAEYYFIKEKWIDLLQMKEGAVPVLVKNLCDENPVIRLRATEVLRSMGKPGYLAIKNALKSDDENIRKRAAEAVAIINKKDSASNSGKEEPLPEFFGKYSIEEEIKKHKSQINASGIKSRDSWLKILLNNEIELSKAEKISGALSNENEMVRAAAIENLRQSGISAIEPLLYLLIDKKDNVKIAAIESLGDLKARRAAPYLIKLCGNENRFVRMACAESLGKIKEIKAIDALTGLFSDPDESVRTTASASVSSIGSDALPKLKNTLDDSDMTVRMTAIGTIAGINDPIAISYAVRMLNDYEFDVRECASKAIKNMSNTMFNPLMDECRRIIVQGNELEKLGILSALADVEDLRAKEIITAFASDRNQKVSQRAAEMIKEAGKRPEIKTEIIPELKYGSKIDEIISGLRSTDTQVQVSASEKVFSMGDEIIEPLIESMEKSNPEVQNLTAEILIGLGDPAIDGLVKHLSSGSSSTKLICAQSLGKIQNEKAYAALSGAMYEEKDPVIRMTAAESLGFAGDDMAFDALVYAIKDEDSRVRIAAIRSLGYLNSKKAIKPLINALEDEDLSIINQITDSLKSLGEDAIRELSDALHSCKSGKIRYNIAEALDKLSWVPETETDIVYYLMAKENWEEIRKTGEVAVGPLEELLSDNDYEIRLAALETIIDIGGEKAIMPMIKALMDPNSAVRKKSEAGLVKAGKDALPYLERTVAESDNPNLKTFAMKAIVKITA; via the coding sequence ATGGCCATAATAAACAATAATAAAAAAACAGACAATAACTCCCAAAAAATAGAAAATCTCATTGATTCTCTCGGTTCAAAAGACTGGAAAAAAAGAGAGGATGCTGCAATTGAGCTGACAACACTGGGCCGCCCTGCAATAATAGGCCTTCTTAAAGCCCTCAATTCCGACAATACAATGCTCAGGAGCGGAGCGGCCGAGGTTCTTGGCACATATGGCGAAGTGGCACTGCCAACACTCCTCAAGCTTGTTGCAGCAGGAAAGGAAAATACAAGAGACGGTGCGGCAAGAGCCATCGCGCAGAGCGGCGAAACCGCATTAAATGAACTGAAAAAAGCGGCAACGGACAAAGACTACAGGAGAAGAAGAGGTGCGGCACTCACACTTGCATATCTCGGTTACCTCGGGGAACCCACAAAAAATGTTCTCCTTGCGCTCCTTAGGGATAGTAATGAAAAGGTCAGTTTTGAAGCGGCCAAGTCACTTAAAACTATAAACTGGGAGCCTGAAAACAGGCTACAGTCCGCAGTCTTTTACTACTCACTTGCTGACCCGGTAAATTCTGCAAAATACCCGAAAGAAATTATAACCCTTGCAATACGGGATCTTAAAAACCCGGATGAGAACAGGCGTAAAAAAGCGGTAGATCTCCTTTCTAAACTGAAATCAGATTCAGTAAAAGATGTAATGCTGAAATATCTCGATGACAGCTGCGGAGAAGTAAGATATACAGCAGTAAAGAGATTATCAGGCATTTATGACACAGAACTGATCACTTATTTTTCAAAATGCCTTAAAGATACACATTCCGGAGTGCGCCTCGAATCCGCATGGGCACTTGACAAATACGGCTGGAAGCCGGAAAATTCAGAAGATAAAGCAGAATATTACTTCATAAAAGAGAAATGGATTGACCTTCTTCAGATGAAGGAAGGTGCAGTCCCCGTACTTGTAAAAAATCTCTGTGATGAAAATCCTGTCATCAGGCTGAGGGCAACAGAGGTACTGAGGAGCATGGGTAAACCGGGCTACCTTGCAATAAAAAATGCACTTAAGTCAGATGATGAAAATATCAGAAAAAGAGCCGCAGAAGCGGTTGCAATAATAAACAAAAAGGATTCTGCATCAAATTCCGGAAAAGAAGAACCTTTGCCGGAATTCTTTGGAAAATACAGTATTGAAGAGGAGATCAAAAAGCACAAAAGTCAGATTAATGCAAGCGGGATTAAGAGCAGGGATTCCTGGCTGAAAATTCTTTTAAACAACGAGATTGAACTTTCAAAGGCAGAAAAGATATCGGGTGCACTCAGCAATGAAAATGAGATGGTACGGGCGGCCGCGATTGAAAACCTGAGACAGAGCGGAATATCAGCCATTGAACCCCTCTTATACCTTTTAATTGACAAAAAGGACAATGTCAAAATCGCCGCAATTGAATCCCTTGGAGACCTTAAGGCGAGAAGAGCCGCACCATATCTGATAAAGCTCTGTGGAAATGAGAACAGATTCGTCAGAATGGCATGCGCCGAATCACTCGGAAAAATTAAGGAAATAAAAGCGATAGACGCACTTACGGGCTTATTCTCAGACCCTGACGAAAGTGTCAGGACAACAGCATCGGCATCAGTCTCATCCATAGGGTCGGATGCACTTCCAAAACTTAAAAATACCCTCGATGATTCTGACATGACTGTCCGTATGACCGCAATCGGAACAATCGCCGGAATTAACGATCCCATTGCAATATCCTACGCTGTAAGAATGCTCAACGACTATGAATTTGATGTCCGGGAATGTGCGTCAAAGGCAATAAAAAATATGAGCAATACAATGTTCAATCCGTTAATGGATGAATGCAGACGTATAATTGTTCAGGGAAATGAACTTGAAAAACTTGGAATTCTCTCTGCACTTGCAGATGTTGAGGATTTAAGGGCAAAAGAGATCATTACAGCATTTGCAAGCGACAGAAATCAAAAAGTCAGCCAGCGTGCAGCAGAAATGATCAAAGAAGCAGGCAAACGTCCGGAGATAAAGACAGAGATAATTCCGGAACTGAAATACGGATCTAAGATCGATGAGATTATAAGCGGCCTGAGAAGCACAGATACACAGGTTCAGGTCAGTGCATCTGAAAAAGTCTTTTCAATGGGTGATGAGATCATCGAACCGCTCATCGAATCCATGGAGAAGAGTAATCCGGAAGTTCAGAATCTGACAGCCGAAATTCTGATAGGTCTTGGAGATCCTGCAATTGACGGTCTTGTAAAACATCTCAGTTCAGGAAGTTCATCAACTAAACTTATCTGTGCACAGAGTCTTGGAAAAATTCAGAATGAGAAGGCATATGCAGCATTATCCGGCGCAATGTACGAGGAGAAAGACCCTGTTATCAGAATGACCGCCGCAGAATCACTGGGATTTGCAGGAGACGATATGGCATTTGATGCACTTGTTTATGCAATCAAAGATGAGGATTCAAGAGTGAGGATAGCAGCAATAAGGTCACTTGGGTATCTGAACAGTAAAAAAGCGATTAAACCCCTGATAAATGCACTTGAAGATGAAGATTTAAGCATAATTAATCAGATCACAGATTCATTAAAGAGCCTTGGAGAAGATGCAATCCGGGAACTTTCAGATGCACTTCATTCCTGCAAAAGCGGCAAAATACGATATAATATCGCAGAAGCGCTTGACAAACTCTCCTGGGTTCCTGAAACAGAGACAGACATTGTCTATTATCTGATGGCAAAAGAGAACTGGGAAGAGATCAGAAAAACCGGAGAAGTTGCAGTCGGCCCTCTTGAAGAATTACTGTCAGATAACGACTATGAGATAAGGCTTGCAGCCCTTGAGACTATAATTGATATAGGCGGTGAGAAAGCAATTATGCCAATGATTAAAGCTCTGATGGACCCGAATTCAGCAGTCAGAAAAAAATCTGAGGCAGGACTTGTAAAAGCAGGCAAAGATGCACTACCTTATCTCGAAAGAACAGTTGCAGAATCCGACAATCCAAACCTGAAGACTTTCGCAATGAAGGCCATCGTAAAAATTACAGCCTGA
- a CDS encoding HEAT repeat domain-containing protein, with protein MTSEDKREKPTCNDISSIKTERLISALGSDDHDTRRRAIAELQSTGKPAVAPLLKVLNSENPEVRSGAAEVLSGYGEALMPTLIRILTTGKDNARDGAARAIGRCGKISVRYIEEIINDNDYRKRRAAVQALGYLGEKDSSATEILAAFLYDKNDKVSLQSAKSLKYLKWKPQNKMEAAAYFYASGEAEKGARYPAETVSVAVRDFKNPEVERRKKAARHLSVINSDIVIQPLAAFLQDTSEEVRYTAIKAISSINERRFVPYLVKALADKNSNIRNEAAWALDRYGWKPRTYWEKTRYLIIKEKWVDIIPLKDYAIPVLTEYLCDENPDIRQKVTEVLRAMGKPGYSAINEALKSDNPMMRKRAAEAAAVIKKKDSARKNDADNRSRSISGQENIEEELLRRREDLKNKGLKSSDAWLLILKKSGIRPFAAEKLSKALSSENEMVRSSAAEKLAGMESASEEPLLHLLKDRKPSVKIAAIESLGELQSKRSVPYLVNLLRHENRSTCITVIEALGKIKDPKSIIPMLRISAEGDSELKKKVSAAVSGMDTAAIPTLKGALEESDRKITIAAIEALAGIRHNLSISYAVRMLNDSEPRVRESAINAIKEMSNYMFNNIMDESGRLATQGTEKEKTGIIEALSGINDLRAKQAITLFTKDKNETVRRKALLSCTEELL; from the coding sequence ATGACATCAGAAGATAAGCGGGAAAAACCCACATGCAATGACATCAGTTCCATTAAAACTGAAAGGCTTATATCAGCTCTCGGCTCTGATGATCATGACACCAGGAGAAGGGCGATAGCTGAACTGCAGTCCACAGGTAAACCAGCAGTTGCTCCTCTTTTAAAAGTGCTTAATTCAGAAAATCCGGAAGTCAGAAGTGGGGCAGCTGAAGTTCTGTCCGGATATGGTGAAGCCCTGATGCCGACATTAATCAGAATACTGACTACAGGAAAAGATAATGCCAGGGACGGAGCAGCAAGAGCAATTGGCAGATGCGGGAAAATTTCGGTCAGATATATCGAAGAGATAATAAACGACAATGACTACAGAAAGAGGCGTGCAGCGGTTCAGGCACTGGGATATCTTGGTGAAAAAGACTCCAGTGCAACCGAAATACTAGCGGCATTTCTCTATGACAAAAATGATAAAGTCAGCCTTCAGTCAGCAAAATCACTGAAGTATCTCAAATGGAAACCTCAGAACAAAATGGAGGCGGCGGCATACTTCTATGCCTCCGGAGAAGCAGAAAAAGGTGCCCGCTATCCGGCAGAGACAGTATCTGTTGCAGTCCGGGATTTTAAAAACCCGGAAGTAGAGAGGCGAAAGAAAGCAGCAAGACATCTCTCAGTGATAAACTCCGACATAGTAATTCAGCCTCTTGCGGCATTCCTCCAGGACACTTCAGAGGAGGTCAGATACACCGCAATTAAAGCAATCAGCAGCATTAACGAGAGAAGATTTGTGCCATATCTTGTAAAGGCTCTGGCAGATAAAAACTCAAATATTCGCAATGAAGCCGCATGGGCACTTGACAGGTACGGGTGGAAACCGCGTACATACTGGGAGAAAACAAGATATCTGATAATTAAAGAGAAATGGGTGGACATTATCCCATTAAAAGATTATGCAATACCTGTGCTTACAGAATACCTCTGTGATGAAAACCCGGATATAAGGCAAAAAGTTACTGAGGTATTAAGAGCAATGGGCAAACCCGGATATTCCGCAATAAATGAGGCCCTTAAATCAGATAACCCAATGATGAGAAAGAGAGCGGCAGAAGCAGCGGCAGTGATAAAAAAGAAGGATTCAGCCCGGAAAAATGATGCAGATAACAGAAGCAGAAGTATTTCCGGTCAGGAGAATATCGAGGAGGAATTACTGAGAAGAAGAGAGGACTTAAAAAATAAGGGCCTTAAATCCAGTGATGCCTGGTTATTGATACTGAAAAAAAGCGGGATAAGGCCTTTCGCAGCGGAAAAACTCTCAAAAGCTTTAAGCAGTGAAAATGAGATGGTCAGGTCATCTGCGGCGGAGAAGCTTGCAGGCATGGAATCAGCTTCTGAAGAACCGCTTCTCCATCTCTTAAAAGACAGAAAACCAAGTGTTAAAATTGCAGCGATAGAATCTCTCGGAGAACTTCAGTCAAAGAGATCAGTGCCATATCTGGTAAATCTTCTCAGGCATGAGAACAGATCTACATGCATAACTGTTATTGAAGCACTTGGCAAAATAAAGGATCCTAAATCGATAATACCAATGCTCAGGATCTCGGCAGAGGGTGACAGTGAACTTAAGAAGAAAGTTTCTGCTGCTGTATCCGGTATGGATACTGCAGCAATTCCAACCCTGAAAGGTGCCCTTGAAGAGTCAGACAGAAAGATCACAATTGCAGCCATAGAGGCGCTTGCAGGAATAAGACATAACCTCTCAATTTCATATGCAGTACGGATGTTAAATGATTCAGAACCGCGGGTGAGGGAGTCAGCCATAAATGCAATAAAAGAGATGAGCAATTATATGTTCAACAATATCATGGATGAATCGGGGCGTCTTGCAACACAGGGAACAGAAAAGGAAAAAACAGGTATTATTGAGGCTTTATCAGGAATAAATGATTTAAGGGCGAAGCAGGCAATAACGCTCTTTACAAAAGACAAAAATGAGACTGTCAGGAGAAAGGCTCTCCTCTCCTGCACAGAAGAGTTACTTTAA
- a CDS encoding polymer-forming cytoskeletal protein, translated as MDDNRVEWFWQCTIPEGTELQEHFLKTEGVLIIGDRCKIDYGLFGDEIIVGEFTSINGNINSENDLRLDNWTEINGDIHCGADAYIGEGVKIKGRLVVEGDLDLGDNVSITEGFEAKGWISIRNPMPVITYLLLYLVAVLGLEKEEEISDFFRKLFSEDETEEKRIPLVIPPSSVLNMQLFSVPKSLTIGKGCRMHGNIRASSVHIHENNTIFGSLTADSEIVIERDSVVHGAVTSSSGEVTFMPGVHVLGNVRCSSVILDEDARLDGTIKAPEGVKIVRKR; from the coding sequence ATGGATGATAACAGAGTTGAGTGGTTCTGGCAGTGTACAATACCCGAAGGCACTGAGTTACAGGAGCATTTTTTAAAGACAGAAGGGGTCCTGATAATCGGAGATCGCTGTAAAATAGATTATGGCCTCTTCGGTGATGAGATAATTGTAGGTGAATTTACATCAATAAACGGCAATATCAATTCTGAAAATGATCTGAGACTTGATAACTGGACTGAGATTAACGGTGATATTCACTGTGGTGCTGATGCCTATATCGGTGAAGGTGTAAAGATAAAAGGGCGCCTTGTGGTTGAGGGTGACCTTGACCTTGGTGACAATGTCTCCATAACAGAAGGATTTGAGGCAAAAGGCTGGATCTCCATAAGAAATCCTATGCCGGTTATTACATATCTTCTTCTTTATCTTGTTGCAGTGCTTGGTCTTGAGAAGGAAGAAGAGATCTCTGATTTCTTCAGAAAGCTTTTCAGTGAAGATGAAACTGAAGAAAAAAGAATTCCTCTTGTAATTCCTCCGAGTTCAGTCCTAAATATGCAGTTATTCTCCGTTCCAAAGAGCCTGACAATAGGTAAGGGGTGCAGGATGCATGGCAATATAAGGGCATCATCTGTACATATTCATGAAAATAATACGATATTTGGAAGTCTGACTGCTGACTCTGAGATTGTGATCGAGAGAGATTCGGTAGTGCATGGTGCTGTCACAAGTTCTTCAGGAGAGGTTACATTTATGCCAGGTGTTCATGTCCTTGGCAACGTGAGATGCAGTTCAGTTATTCTTGATGAGGATGCAAGGCTTGACGGGACAATTAAGGCTCCGGAAGGAGTTAAGATAGTGAGAAAGAGATGA